The Maniola jurtina chromosome 9, ilManJurt1.1, whole genome shotgun sequence genomic sequence gaATTTTGCCCCTCAGACCTCAGACGATTTAGCATTTAGCGACAAGCCAACAacaaacaaattcctgaaaggctgcaaacgtattggcggttcctctggtgatGCAAATGtacatgggcggcggtaatcacttaacatcaggtgacctgcttGCTAGTTTGCtcgctaattaaaaaaaaaacgttttagcgttccggtacgataccgtgtagaaatcaaagaggTATGGTCTCCATACCCATTTCATTTCTCTGcgatacctcttccaagttagcccgcttccatcttagactacatcttcacttaccaccaagaaacgcagtcaagggctaacttgtataggaAACGTAACAGTCTGCTCCCATAGCCCGCTGAGCGACTTTGATTACATGATAGATGTAACTAATACTTACAGTTTCGCATATGTTCATGTTGCAGCAGTTCTCAATTGTGATTTCGCACTGGTCGGGTCGCGCGGTGAGGGGGGTCACATTCTTGTTGACTATTATCCTCCTCTTTATCCTGTGAACAAACATTTCACATTAATTTCAGGAGCCGCAGTAAACTGAAATCTTACAATTAGAATAATGTTCTAACGCAACCACTCTTATGAGCTagtcagcgcgtgccagaccttcgttatttcataaaagctgaaagtttatctgcgtactGGTACCCaacacaggaaggaacgattagcgactatgaagtttggatcttgGTAGCTTTGAGAGTTAAAAAGGcctaaaaatcttacgtcaaagtataaagtcgtatatttttatattttctacaaaatagtgttagaaatcacgtcatgcattgccagacagtaTGCTGCAAACCCCTTCCAGACACCCagctattttttaaactttaagggagTCGGCCAGGGGATTGCCAGGACGACGCTAATTGTTcactgtgttggggacaatacatCTCTATATATTTGCAAGTGTTACagaattgcgaaaaaaaaaatcgcgcgATTTTTCTTCGCTGTGCGGGCTAGCTCTAAGATCCCCGTATACATGTCTTAGGCATTATTAGGACTAGggatactaggtacctactatatctacatatacatataatgttctataatataattgacataaaaaatataaaataatctaTTTGTGTCACTATGTAGTCAAGGTGTCACCTAAGTTATCTTGCACGgatgaaaatgtaaataaagtAATTAGCATGTTAAAGCCAGGTATTAATTAACACTTGCTTATTTATTCTTTCTTGTTTCACTAACAACAGATAACTTTATTAGCACTTTCCTCAAGATATTTTTAGTATAGCTGAGTTTTATAAGATGTCTAGATACTGCAGAGAAGGAAGCTCCCTTTGCGTAGGGTTGCCTATTCTATCCTCCCGCAATGGGGACTGTTCTAAGGAGTAGTTTGACCTCATTCTACCCTcttttttctacaaccgcaccgcacacCACCACCTAGCtgtctggtgcacttcgaccactCGTAGTACCAGATGTCTTTCCCACGCACATGCAACCTGTGGAACTAAATCCCTaaggcggtgttcccactagatttcagcATGGGGTTATAAGTTATTCAAGGGAAGGGTGGATGAATggattcctgaaaggccggcaatgcattgggcggttcctttggtgctgcaaaggtttatgggtggcggtaatcaatCAGGTGACCcttctgctcgtttgctcgctatttttattaaaaaaaagatagctAACTCAATAGATAGCTCACCTAGGTCTTCTCTTCAAGTGTAAGATCTTCGTAATAAGTAAAGCACAGACTAGGCACAGTAGTCCAGTGAGAGTCCCCAGCACCATCAGAATGGGGTCCCGTACGGGGTCCCATCCCGTACTGCACACGTCTGATACAAAATCTTCATTACTCTTGCTTTCTGAAGCGATTGCTGTGCAACTGTAAGGGTAAACGCACATTAATTTCTAGCTACCAAAAAGtacaatagggtattttacaccgagcaccaaaaaaaactaaaaatgtataaacatgGTATTCTTAGCAATAAGCGAACAAAAAAGtttgtgtctaattttaatttatttgaaagatTTCACTTTTTTATCTGCACTAAAAATATTCGAAACGCACGAAGCTGCAGCCgccaggattaaggagttggatccaGAAATTTTTATGGGACCCCCACGGAGACTTCTTATATTGATTACTAAAACATTACCTCCAGAAACCCCGAAAAAATCGGTGTCCATACAGTTAAAAcaagtgtagattaaaaaatacgtaactagaaaagagctgataactttcaaacggctgaaccgattttcttgaattatagcttagaacactctcgatcaggccacctttcaaacaaaaaacaactaaatacaatcggttcattagtttaggagctacgattccacagacagatacacagatacacacgtcaaacttataactctttttgggttgggggttaaacaCCGGCCGAAATTGAgtaccacctcctttttggaagtcggttaaagatATCTCTTGATCTTAATACATACTTGCAAGGTTCAACGACAGGTGCCATTGTAGTTGTGGGTATAACTTTGCGAGTCTCGCACCGCTCGCCCTCGAAATCGTGAGCGCACTTGCAAACAGGCGCGCCCGCTTCACTGACCGAGCACTCGCCATCGTTCAAACAGTGGCCGTAGCAAACGCTGGCCTCGCATCTAGTGCCGGAGAAACCGAGTCTGCATCTGTAAACAACGGTAGAGAGTGAGCTATTATTGCTagattttaacatatttttaaaattattagccattAAAACGGTTAATGATAATAGGCCACTaaacggtattttttttttagataattcTGACTGGACAGACGATACGATGTACAGTCAAaagccgtaagtcgtttagcaccttagtGACCATATTGGCGtagcacggttatgcacatgcgttaggtgtgtgtggcgtgtttatagaaaaaggttatAAGTGATGCAATAgattcgcggaattgctactcgagtTCTGAGGCCGAACGCAACTTATCAAGAGCTCCTATACGTGTCAGAAGCCTTCTTCATACAGTCTTATAGGAGCAGCTTTAGCTACCCCACGTCTCAATCTTCAAACGCTTTCGGATCTTTCCGAAGACGTTCATCGCTACTGCCATCGTTTTCCGATTTAAACGTGACATTCTTCATACCTACAGTACCTTTCTACTATCGGAAGATGCCAAGAATAAGTTGTATCTTATCATAAAAATCCAAGGGTTCCAAAAATACATTCGCAATTTGTgcttaatcttaaaaaaaatatttacttgcaAGTCGGTTGCCCGTCGCTAGATGCATTGCAATCGCCATTCAAACAGAAGTTTTGGCAAACTGAAATTTCACACCGATCGCCGATATATCCAGCGGAACATTTGCACTCCAATTGCCCAGTTTTCACTCCGTGAAGACAAAACAGTCCCACATCTTTAGGAATGCGTATTGAATCATTAATGGCAGTGTTGTTTTGCGTCAAGTTCGCTAAAGTTTTACATTCATCCACGCCCTCAGTTTGATCTGCTATCTTGTAATTCGCTGCTATACCAAAAGGAACTTCATTGTTGAATTTGATAAACTCCTCAGGTTCAACACCGGATACATTTTTGGGTAGCTTCCACACTGATTTGAATCCCCAATCCACCCAATAAATATTGTCTTTTGAAACGGTCAAGGAATTTGGCTGGTGGTACGTTCCCATCAATATCTTCTGCCTATCTTTTCCTTCAAGGTCAGATGACTCAATGGAGTAATGAATGCCTTCTTTATCGTCGGCCCAGTAAAGTCGTCTTGTTCGTTGATCGATAGCTATGCTAACAGGCATGTGAATATCAGTGTCAACTATGATGGTCCTTTCACTACCGTCGAACCGCGCTCTCTCAATCGTTGGCTTCGAAATGTTTGTGTTTGTCCAGTAAATGTATCTGCAAGGAAATCATAAATAAGACAAAAGTGTTACTTGcttgcaatctcatctggttgTAAAGTATGATGAAAATtcttttcttgacatacacgacggacggacggacggacggacggacggacggacggatggacagacagacagacagacagacagacagacaacaaagtgatcctataagggttccgtttttccttttgaattacggaactctaaaaataaaataaagctaatATAAAAGCGCGCATTTTTATAAAGTGTAATGGAGATTAGTTTTTTAACCCCTAGCAACCCCTGTTCCTACAGTACATCCTACTGGAAAGCTATATCGCCTTGTAGTACGGGTTTACACGTAGCAGTTTGCACCAACCAAAGCCTCCTACCATGTCATACCTGAGATAATTTATAAACTCCCAAATTGATCCAACCGGAAATCAAACCCGCTTAAGGCTTACAACTGCAACTTGCAAGGAAAACTTAGTCCTTCAGGCTCCAACCTCATGATTACTTTCTACCAGGCattattgtcgtcaagcgcGAGCTTacatagaataaaattaaacgTACCCTCTGCAACTATCAACTGCAATATCCCTAGGGATCTCGTCATCCATTTTAATCAAAAGATATCCATAGATGTTCTTCGATCTCGGCCACAAAGATATCCAATATATACTCCTTTCGTTACTATCTGTCCAGAACATCTTCCCGGTCACTGGATCGATGGTTAACCCTTGAATATTTTCCGACGATCTCTTCCCAACTAAAGGCTGGTACTTCTTGGAGAGTAAACTATAGCTGAATATTGAGGCGTTGTCATTCTGTTTGTCAACAAACAACAGCATGTTGTGGACGGCGTCGAATGCCAACGCTGTGAGCTCTCTGAATCTGATGCCCTCattgtttgtttttgtattgtttgtaTAAAATTCTAATTGGTCCCCTGTTGTGATTGCGATATCTGTAACAATAGAGACAACACCTATTaatatgtactcgtatattCATCTCATcgctggtccactactgagcatggctCTCCTTTGAGAATAACAAGGACACAAACCAAGCCATAGTCACACAGGCCAAACGCCGATTTGAAGACTTcgcacaactttgagaacattatgaagcgttctcaggaatgcaggttttctcaccaACCTCAGCATAGAGATTAACACTTTTCGTAGATCTTGGATCGATTCCGAGACTACATcattaactttttggagttaccAATATATacatggtgaaggaaaacattaataataattatattatctactaaaattatatttttaatcattttctaTAGACATGTTATATAGCATTATGTAACTTCATTAAGAAGTAGCGATATTTTAGTCATCGATCTATGTTTTGGCACTAGATCATATCAGTCGTCTCGTGACTATCTCAAAGGAATGTTTGTTATAGTAGCATGCTTATGCAATCATTAACTATCAGAAACCACGTACTTTGttaatctttttagggttctgtacttcaaaaggaaaaatggaacccctaaaggatcacttcgttgtctgtctgtttgtctgtctgtctatctgtcggaaaaaatatccgagtacgaaaccctcgcaATTGGCCCGTTTTTTACTTTACAGAGGAATCTGTATGCCATTTAGATTCATCAGTCATCAGTGAGTTAACTTCTTGTTTAGCAACAGAGACGTATCGTTTATCATTACGGGTCGCATTCTAACAGAggtcaaatatttaatttattcgcTATCACAAATcaactgacggacggacggacgttattcatttaaaattgaaaacaaccttttatttttactatttcaaTGCATTCCTTACAAACAATTCTCAGTACAACGCACTTTTATTTGCGGGAATGCCACTGACGTATGGGTCTTGACGGTCAAGCGGTTTTTAGCGcgaaaaagatatttttatttttgaattaaagaACCAGTCCTAAAAGTTTATCACACATGACGAAATGATTAGCGCAAAAGCctcttttcatttaaaattgaaaataaccatttatttttactatgcCAATTTTCCAAAATATGTACATACTCCTTTCAAACAGTTCTCAGTAGAGCGCATTTTTATTTGCGAAGATGCAATTGACTTATGGGTCTTGACGGTCAAGTGCATTTTTAGCATGAAGAAGGTATGTTTATTTTTGCATTAAAGAACCAACTTCCAAAAGTTAATCGCACATTACGATTATTGCTAGCGGCTAGAGCCGCAAACGGCGCAAAAACGGTAGGTGCGTATCGTATTTTCAGCACATACTGAGAAAATGAAAAACGTCTGCAACACGAGTCAGTTGCATCTGCTGTACCAGATTCTACTGATCCCTACCAAAGAAATGCAGAAGACGTCAGGAGGTACGAGGAAGTCGAGGAGGCTTCAGCTATGAAAAATATGCTGACTGCGCCACCTACCTCTCTTGTAACTCTGGCGGCTTTAGTGCCTTTTGCCGCCCCAGTGAGCGCTAGTATGCGAACAGCTTAAGtgcaatgtatttatttatttatagtgaatagtgataccttaaaaaattgcttaatacaaaaaaatattatacctgaGTTGGGTGTGCGGCATTTCCAGATAAAATCGATAATTTTGTTTAACAAAGAAGTTAATTTTAACCGTCATCAtacgaaaaaacaaaaaaaaactaactggTTAACATTCGTGAGTTATTTGCACTAAAATTACGCAACTGTTTGCGGGTGCTGTCAAGgagatttaaatatattattatactgtacTATGCTGATTGCTGACAAATGGTGACGTTTGCGACAAggtgcagttttttttaaatttcagatacaagttagccttggCTGCTTGTCTAAGATgaaaacgggctaacctggaagagttaaggcagttttcgttaaacccatactcttttggtttctaaacggcatcgtaccggaacgctaaaccgcttggTGGCACGACTTTGTCGGTGGGTAGCCAGGATCgaagaccagaccagaaatttagaaattaaaaaattgcaaacccctgccggaatcgaactcggaacctcccactaataagaccacagcgctaaccactgcgccagctatagtaggtatctataatatGTGGATGGAAGAAATCGATTCCTAGATTCGGTGGAAAACCTTTTTAAATCAACCCAGTTTAACCGCAAAATTACTACTAAGTGACCTTTAAATACAACGCCTTATTAGCTTACATAACCGTGAAAGCCTAGTGGCTATGACGACCGTCTCCTATGGAAGATCGGAGGTTCGATGCCTGGCACGAACCTCAACTTTTCGTAGTTAAGTAAATATCACttaaacatcatgaggaaacttgcatgccggcgagttctcaaaggtgtgtgaagtttgtcaatccgcacttggccagcatagccgactatggcctaaacctttctcattcctcagttctcagtagtgggtcggcgatgggttgatcatgacgatgatgattgGCTTACATGAGAGTCACGTGATTAGTATAGTAGCCTTTGACAGCTGGAGCCGAACCAAAGACCTGCGTAATTTTACGGCGGGTGTCGACGATTTACGTGACGTCAGCGCCCGCCTCCACAACATTAGCATAACTAATATAATGCGTATGCGCATATTGACAAGCTATCGGTCACAGATAAAAACTACTTAAACCGAAAAAACCAATTACTATCTAGAAGGTTTTAGACTTTGCAGTATAATTCAAAATTCCTGGTAGGTACCGtagattaacaagtgtaaattaaaaattttcaacacccccgacaaatcattttcaaataaataattatgtatatctaggcaacgtccatcttgacagcttgacatttgtcaattgacacttgaatattatgaacctaagggttatctaaccttcttttctacaagaaaactagaaaatagctgataacttttaaacggctgaaccaatttttttggattatagctaagaacactctcgatcaagccacctttcaaacaaaaaaaagtaaattaaaatcggttcattcgtttaagcgctacgatgccacagacagatacacag encodes the following:
- the LOC123868042 gene encoding protein cueball, with amino-acid sequence MCKTQCLLAILQLSINLVNCWDIAITTGDQLEFYTNNTKTNNEGIRFRELTALAFDAVHNMLLFVDKQNDNASIFSYSLLSKKYQPLVGKRSSENIQGLTIDPVTGKMFWTDSNERSIYWISLWPRSKNIYGYLLIKMDDEIPRDIAVDSCRGYIYWTNTNISKPTIERARFDGSERTIIVDTDIHMPVSIAIDQRTRRLYWADDKEGIHYSIESSDLEGKDRQKILMGTYHQPNSLTVSKDNIYWVDWGFKSVWKLPKNVSGVEPEEFIKFNNEVPFGIAANYKIADQTEGVDECKTLANLTQNNTAINDSIRIPKDVGLFCLHGVKTGQLECKCSAGYIGDRCEISVCQNFCLNGDCNASSDGQPTCKCRLGFSGTRCEASVCYGHCLNDGECSVSEAGAPVCKCAHDFEGERCETRKVIPTTTMAPVVEPCNCTAIASESKSNEDFVSDVCSTGWDPVRDPILMVLGTLTGLLCLVCALLITKILHLKRRPRIKRRIIVNKNVTPLTARPDQCEITIENCCNMNICETPCFEPRNAIRPTLGDAKPGKEEKRNLIANMESQDDLY